One region of Trinickia violacea genomic DNA includes:
- a CDS encoding phosphotransferase family protein, which translates to MKQNIRQGQEARRTVNQSSSSAAREYPRIDPHFGFSYLAALDDWMEMKGLGSGRISDVTPLTGGTQNILLRFRRGEREFIFRRPPLHPRPESNKTMLRESRALAALATTAVPHPALIERCTDESVLGVVFYLMEPVQGYNATVALPPRARESPTLRHAMGLSLIDGLAAISRVDHEAVGLADFGRLDGFLERQSARWAAELETYHRFPEWTGRADLGDVPVIGAWLDRHRPARCVPGIIHGDYHIGNVLYRDDGSLSAIVDWEMATIGDPLMDLGRLLATWPDDDGPEALYMRVEKTAGFPTRQEMTKHYATATGRDLADLKWFEVLGNYKLGILFEGTYARAQAGKADPATGARLHTAAVALLDRARRRIERD; encoded by the coding sequence TTGAAACAGAACATCCGTCAGGGTCAGGAGGCCAGGCGCACCGTGAATCAATCGTCTTCATCGGCAGCTCGTGAATATCCTCGTATCGACCCGCACTTCGGATTTTCCTATCTGGCCGCGCTCGACGACTGGATGGAGATGAAGGGACTCGGTAGTGGGCGCATATCCGATGTCACGCCCCTCACGGGCGGTACGCAGAATATTCTGCTGCGCTTCCGACGGGGTGAACGAGAGTTCATCTTTCGGCGGCCGCCTCTCCATCCTCGGCCCGAAAGCAACAAGACCATGTTGAGGGAATCGCGTGCGCTTGCGGCACTGGCCACGACCGCGGTTCCGCATCCGGCATTGATCGAGCGATGCACCGATGAAAGCGTGCTCGGTGTCGTCTTCTACCTGATGGAGCCGGTGCAAGGCTACAACGCCACGGTCGCGCTGCCCCCACGCGCCAGGGAGTCGCCCACACTGCGGCACGCCATGGGGCTATCGCTGATAGACGGCCTCGCCGCCATCTCGCGAGTCGACCACGAAGCGGTCGGCCTCGCGGATTTTGGGCGCCTCGATGGCTTTCTCGAACGGCAGTCCGCCCGCTGGGCGGCCGAACTGGAAACGTACCACCGCTTTCCCGAATGGACCGGACGCGCCGACCTCGGCGATGTGCCCGTCATCGGCGCGTGGCTTGACCGTCATCGTCCTGCGCGCTGCGTGCCCGGCATCATCCACGGCGACTATCACATCGGCAATGTGCTTTACCGCGACGATGGAAGCCTTTCGGCGATCGTCGACTGGGAGATGGCAACGATCGGGGACCCGCTGATGGACCTGGGCCGCTTGCTCGCCACATGGCCCGATGACGATGGCCCGGAGGCTCTTTATATGCGCGTCGAGAAAACCGCCGGCTTTCCGACGCGGCAGGAGATGACCAAGCATTACGCGACGGCAACGGGCCGAGACTTGGCAGATCTCAAGTGGTTCGAGGTTCTAGGCAACTACAAGCTCGGCATCCTTTTCGAGGGAACTTACGCGCGCGCGCAAGCCGGTAAAGCCGACCCTGCGACCGGCGCACGCCTGCATACAGCGGCGGTCGCGTTGCTGGACCGCGCACGCCGCCGGATCGAACGAGATTGA
- a CDS encoding SDR family NAD(P)-dependent oxidoreductase, which yields MKLKGKVAVVLGASAQAGTGWAIAERFAAEGAKVIVAARREAHLRRLADKIGGVAQACDVGNEDAVAALAQSAIDRFGQLDIAVNAAGLPLGGTIANTPHADIVRSIELNFYGSVFFVKHMARVMSRAGSITLFSSMAATHPLEHVFAYACAKAAVDCLVRYAAIEHGARGIRVNSILPGAIRSEMSAPLWSVEGMEQSWAGESPLGRIGTPADFADAALWLAGDAFVTGLNLPVSGGNQLTRFPRTDERPALAGVDPTSGA from the coding sequence ATGAAATTGAAGGGAAAGGTTGCGGTCGTTCTGGGCGCATCCGCGCAGGCGGGTACGGGCTGGGCGATCGCCGAGCGCTTTGCTGCGGAGGGGGCGAAGGTCATCGTGGCAGCTCGTCGCGAAGCCCATCTGCGTCGGCTTGCCGACAAGATCGGCGGGGTTGCCCAGGCGTGCGACGTCGGAAACGAGGACGCGGTTGCCGCGTTGGCGCAATCGGCTATCGATCGGTTCGGGCAATTGGACATCGCTGTGAATGCGGCGGGGCTGCCGCTCGGCGGAACCATCGCCAACACGCCGCATGCGGATATCGTCCGTTCGATAGAACTCAATTTTTACGGCAGCGTCTTCTTTGTGAAGCACATGGCCCGGGTGATGTCGCGCGCAGGCTCGATCACCCTGTTCTCGTCCATGGCCGCGACGCACCCGCTCGAACATGTATTCGCCTATGCCTGCGCGAAGGCCGCCGTCGATTGCCTCGTGCGCTATGCGGCAATCGAACACGGCGCACGCGGCATACGCGTGAACTCCATACTGCCCGGCGCCATTCGTTCCGAAATGTCGGCACCACTTTGGTCCGTGGAGGGCATGGAGCAGAGCTGGGCTGGGGAGAGTCCTCTCGGCAGGATCGGGACGCCTGCAGACTTTGCCGATGCGGCGCTATGGCTTGCAGGAGACGCCTTCGTTACCGGACTCAACTTGCCGGTAAGCGGAGGCAATCAGCTTACCCGTTTCCCGCGGACCGACGAGAGGCCTGCCCTGGCCGGAGTCGATCCGACGAGCGGAGCGTAG
- a CDS encoding acyl-CoA dehydrogenase family protein: MFETMVGRFIDRHARPEDVERWRNNGVVDRELWLKAGEAGLLGASVPAEYGGAGGDFRHEVVLMEQLGLRGVQGFALPLHNAVVAPYLVSYGTEEQKRRWLPQVVSGEAVLAVAMTEPAAGSDLQGIRTTAKRDGDHYVINGQKTFITNGLSASIIVVACKTGREGNAKDISLFVVETENVEGFERGRLLRKLGQEGRDTTELFFNDVRVPAENLLGGAEGHGFAQLMQKLPQERLVIAWQSMAAIESALAGAIDYVKERKAFGKRLLDFQNSQFKLAECKTEATIAKVFLNHCTERLLEGSLDTTTASMAKYWISEVCCRIVDECLQLHGGYGYMLEYPIAQLYKDVRVNRIYGGANEIMKLLIARSL, translated from the coding sequence ATGTTCGAGACGATGGTCGGCCGCTTTATCGACCGTCATGCGCGGCCTGAAGATGTCGAGCGCTGGCGGAACAATGGCGTCGTGGATCGCGAATTGTGGCTCAAGGCGGGTGAGGCGGGGTTGCTGGGCGCGAGCGTGCCGGCGGAATACGGTGGGGCGGGCGGTGACTTCCGGCATGAAGTCGTGCTGATGGAACAACTGGGGTTGCGGGGTGTACAGGGATTCGCGTTGCCGTTGCATAACGCAGTCGTTGCGCCCTATCTGGTCAGCTACGGCACCGAAGAGCAAAAACGCAGATGGCTGCCGCAGGTCGTATCCGGTGAAGCGGTCCTGGCCGTCGCGATGACCGAGCCCGCGGCCGGATCGGATCTGCAGGGCATCCGGACCACGGCGAAACGGGACGGCGATCATTACGTCATCAACGGACAGAAGACGTTCATCACCAACGGCCTAAGTGCATCGATCATCGTCGTGGCTTGCAAGACCGGTCGAGAGGGCAATGCCAAGGATATTTCATTGTTCGTGGTCGAAACCGAGAACGTCGAGGGCTTCGAGCGGGGACGGCTGCTTCGCAAGCTGGGACAGGAAGGGCGCGACACGACTGAGCTCTTCTTCAATGACGTGAGAGTGCCCGCGGAAAATCTGCTCGGCGGCGCCGAGGGACACGGCTTTGCACAATTGATGCAGAAGTTGCCGCAGGAGCGCCTGGTGATCGCCTGGCAGAGCATGGCGGCGATCGAGAGCGCGCTTGCCGGCGCAATCGATTACGTCAAAGAGCGCAAGGCATTCGGAAAACGGTTGCTCGACTTCCAGAACTCGCAGTTCAAGCTGGCCGAATGCAAAACCGAGGCAACCATCGCAAAGGTATTCCTGAATCATTGCACCGAGCGCCTGCTGGAAGGATCCCTCGATACCACAACCGCATCGATGGCGAAGTACTGGATCAGCGAGGTCTGCTGCAGGATCGTGGACGAATGCCTGCAGTTGCACGGAGGATACGGGTACATGCTCGAGTATCCCATCGCTCAGTTGTACAAGGATGTTCGCGTCAACCGCATCTATGGCGGTGCGAACGAAATCATGAAACTGCTGATCGCACGCAGCCTGTAA
- a CDS encoding enoyl-CoA hydratase/isomerase family protein encodes MSNTDFATLELSAHEGVAHIRFTRPDLVNRFDDLAHEEFATALEIVTADENARALVISAEGRVFSAGGDFDEIIEARASAAMRQRMARNAKRVFGSLVNLHVPVVAAVQGAAAGMGATIVTLCDIVVAYRHAKIADPHVAVGIVAGDGGIIGWSQAIGVTRAKRFLLTGDAVTAEQGFAMGLVTDLADSAEDALPIAQGIAKRIAALPCAGVQGTKRAFARLTQQAALAAFDLGLAYEMESMTRLEVAEAIAKLRK; translated from the coding sequence ATGTCAAACACCGACTTCGCCACACTCGAACTGTCGGCCCACGAAGGCGTCGCTCACATCCGGTTCACCCGCCCTGACCTTGTCAACCGGTTCGACGATCTGGCCCATGAAGAATTCGCCACCGCGCTGGAAATCGTTACAGCCGACGAAAACGCTCGAGCGCTTGTGATCTCCGCCGAAGGCAGAGTGTTCTCTGCCGGCGGCGACTTCGACGAGATCATCGAAGCGAGGGCGTCCGCCGCCATGCGTCAGCGCATGGCGCGCAACGCGAAGCGCGTGTTCGGCTCGCTGGTGAACCTGCATGTCCCGGTCGTCGCCGCCGTCCAGGGAGCGGCTGCCGGAATGGGAGCGACCATCGTCACCCTGTGCGATATCGTCGTCGCGTATCGCCACGCGAAAATCGCGGATCCACACGTTGCCGTAGGCATCGTCGCCGGGGACGGCGGAATCATCGGCTGGTCGCAGGCTATCGGCGTGACACGTGCCAAGCGCTTTCTGCTCACGGGCGACGCCGTCACCGCGGAACAGGGCTTCGCGATGGGGCTCGTCACGGATCTCGCGGACTCGGCCGAAGACGCGCTCCCCATCGCACAAGGTATTGCAAAGAGAATTGCCGCCCTGCCATGCGCAGGCGTGCAGGGAACGAAACGAGCGTTCGCGCGGTTGACGCAACAGGCCGCGCTCGCTGCATTCGATCTCGGGCTGGCGTATGAGATGGAGAGCATGACCCGCCTCGAGGTAGCCGAGGCAATCGCCAAACTCAGGAAATAA
- a CDS encoding FAD-binding oxidoreductase: protein MTSSNQGEADIADVLRKSIGSPGVLTDGDVHARSCDPLRSVPVPARVIARPANTEEVAEVFRLCTQRNQTVVVHGGRTGVSGGAYCRDTDIIVSLERMTGIEDICTVGQTAVVQAGVTIEALQAAAREKGLFYPIDLGSKGSATVGGTIATNAGGNRVIRWGMTRQNVLGLEAVLPDGTVVSSMNRLLKNNTGYDLKHLFIGSEGTLGVVTRAVVKLVPMPTSQSVAFVAVSNYERVTELLARARQLPTLSAFEVMWSDFYTLIASHVSEPPIAPGQPFYILVEALGYNKDIDEAMFVAFLEAALESGLIVDAVLATSDRQREDLWRIREGSEVIVREMSPFLSFDVSIEIPRVDAYLAEVRASLLGRFPQARTVTFGHLGDNNIHIGVTIGRETLACGNEIEKIVYDALPSYGGAITAEHGIGQFKREFLAQQKSPAEMDLMRRLRDVLDPSRLLNRDVLC, encoded by the coding sequence ATGACATCATCGAATCAGGGCGAGGCGGACATCGCAGACGTATTGCGCAAGTCGATCGGGTCGCCGGGTGTGCTGACGGACGGCGACGTCCATGCCCGGTCCTGCGATCCGTTGCGTTCGGTGCCGGTCCCGGCACGCGTGATTGCGAGGCCCGCGAATACCGAGGAAGTCGCTGAAGTGTTTCGTCTCTGTACGCAGCGCAATCAGACGGTGGTCGTGCATGGCGGGCGGACCGGGGTATCGGGCGGCGCCTACTGCCGGGACACCGACATCATCGTCTCGCTCGAACGAATGACCGGCATCGAGGACATCTGCACGGTCGGTCAGACCGCCGTCGTTCAAGCAGGCGTCACGATCGAAGCGCTGCAGGCAGCCGCGCGGGAAAAGGGGTTGTTCTACCCAATCGATCTCGGCTCGAAGGGGTCGGCGACGGTGGGCGGCACGATCGCCACCAACGCTGGCGGCAATCGCGTCATCCGCTGGGGCATGACAAGGCAGAACGTGCTGGGTCTTGAAGCGGTGCTGCCGGACGGCACGGTCGTGTCGAGCATGAACCGCTTGTTGAAAAACAATACCGGTTACGACCTCAAGCATCTGTTCATCGGCTCCGAGGGCACCCTTGGTGTCGTGACGCGTGCCGTGGTGAAACTCGTGCCGATGCCGACGTCGCAGTCGGTCGCCTTTGTCGCGGTATCGAACTATGAGCGAGTGACCGAACTGCTGGCGAGGGCCCGCCAGCTTCCGACACTGAGCGCGTTTGAAGTCATGTGGAGCGACTTCTATACGTTGATTGCGAGCCATGTTTCGGAACCGCCGATCGCGCCCGGTCAACCGTTTTATATCCTCGTCGAGGCGCTTGGCTACAACAAGGATATCGACGAAGCGATGTTCGTCGCATTCCTCGAGGCAGCATTGGAGTCCGGCCTGATTGTCGACGCGGTGTTGGCGACATCGGATCGACAGCGCGAGGATCTATGGCGCATTCGCGAAGGCTCCGAGGTGATCGTGCGGGAAATGTCGCCGTTCCTGTCGTTCGACGTCAGCATCGAAATCCCGAGAGTCGACGCCTATCTGGCCGAAGTCCGCGCTTCTCTGCTCGGGCGGTTTCCACAGGCTCGGACCGTGACGTTCGGTCATCTAGGCGACAACAATATTCATATCGGCGTGACCATCGGCCGAGAGACGCTGGCTTGCGGGAACGAGATCGAGAAAATCGTCTACGACGCGCTGCCCAGCTATGGCGGTGCGATCACGGCGGAGCACGGCATCGGGCAGTTCAAGCGCGAGTTCCTCGCGCAGCAGAAGTCGCCCGCGGAAATGGATCTCATGCGCCGGCTTCGAGACGTGCTCGATCCATCGCGGTTGCTCAATCGCGATGTGCTTTGTTAG
- a CDS encoding acyl-CoA dehydrogenase family protein, translating to MSGACRATCRETCITGDIGLENLIELDELRDSVRRVLDDLADRQSMLRDPSAVPQLNATLWKTLTELGWLGLAVPEAHGGLGQPFTALAILYQEFGRSLLASSFASAAIGLDMLSTDGASEQAGPLIAAGIAGEAIVVAAATGIGTLDVRSSESGFVLDGSYGCVPGAGAATHLLVPIEQPEVAIALVELPQSGVTVTARPSWDITQLAFDIRFTEVAIQADSIVLRGPAAADALTRMGTHLDLALACDAVGGADRIFCETLEYMATRRQFNRAIASFQALKHRCADLKTAMEGSRALVEASCAAYSHCKGEWRTMAACSRLYAGSVYRNVTEEAVQLHGGIGFTWEHPCHLFLKRARMNEVLGGSAEQRKDRVAPVLLAAARDRTGSLLSHRRNDA from the coding sequence GTGAGCGGGGCATGCCGCGCGACGTGTCGCGAGACCTGTATAACGGGAGATATTGGCTTGGAAAACCTTATTGAACTGGACGAACTACGTGATTCGGTCAGGCGCGTACTCGACGATCTCGCGGATCGGCAGAGCATGCTCAGGGATCCGTCCGCTGTGCCGCAACTGAACGCCACGTTGTGGAAGACACTGACGGAACTGGGCTGGCTGGGCCTCGCTGTCCCCGAAGCGCACGGCGGGCTCGGGCAACCGTTCACTGCCCTTGCGATTCTCTATCAGGAGTTCGGCCGGTCGCTGCTGGCTTCCTCCTTCGCGAGCGCGGCCATCGGCTTGGACATGTTGAGCACGGATGGCGCGAGCGAGCAAGCGGGCCCGCTGATCGCAGCGGGCATCGCGGGGGAAGCGATCGTAGTCGCTGCCGCTACGGGCATCGGAACGCTCGACGTACGGTCGAGCGAGTCTGGCTTCGTGCTCGACGGAAGCTATGGTTGTGTGCCCGGTGCCGGCGCGGCGACGCACCTGCTCGTGCCGATCGAGCAACCAGAGGTTGCGATCGCGCTCGTGGAATTGCCGCAGTCCGGTGTAACGGTTACGGCGCGGCCGAGTTGGGACATCACGCAGTTGGCTTTCGACATCAGGTTCACCGAGGTTGCGATTCAAGCGGACAGCATCGTTCTGCGGGGGCCGGCGGCGGCTGACGCGTTGACGCGCATGGGTACCCATCTAGATCTGGCACTCGCATGCGATGCGGTCGGCGGAGCTGACAGAATTTTTTGCGAGACACTGGAGTACATGGCGACGCGCCGGCAGTTCAATCGGGCCATTGCGTCGTTCCAGGCGTTGAAGCACCGCTGCGCGGATCTGAAAACCGCCATGGAGGGTTCGCGCGCGCTGGTGGAAGCGAGCTGTGCGGCCTATTCGCATTGCAAGGGCGAGTGGCGGACGATGGCGGCGTGCAGCCGCCTCTACGCAGGCTCGGTCTATCGGAACGTCACCGAGGAGGCCGTCCAGCTCCACGGCGGCATTGGCTTTACCTGGGAGCACCCCTGCCACCTGTTCTTGAAACGCGCTCGCATGAATGAAGTGCTGGGGGGATCCGCCGAACAGAGGAAGGATCGCGTGGCCCCGGTTCTGCTCGCTGCGGCGCGCGACAGAACAGGCTCGCTGCTCAGCCATCGACGCAACGACGCCTGA
- a CDS encoding acyl-CoA dehydrogenase family protein, which translates to MTVEREGLEDFRLNVRSWLTQNVPHRWRARMTGASADEFTAFQREWMGKVVSAGLATPHWSAQWPGGGRSLDEQIVIVEEMARADAPRLLLYFVALYHAAMTLMEWGTEEQKARHLPAILNGEIWCQGFSEPNAGSDLASLTTRAVRDGDHYVIDGQKIWSTLGQHADYCLLLVRTDASVPKQAGITFLLMDMKSPGVECRPIRQITGDEEFAEIFLSGVRVPVANRLGEENAGWRIAQTTLNSERGLTIFELSERLSWSRWRLIEAMGGNTGGSIVDDQLRREMVDVFTKIEALSALVKEMMKRLVAGEDTGSSASIVKLLYAQVLREYTALGVRGASTSHLRTPFTLGAGHETGNWWFDYMNSFMWTIAGGSNEIQRNIVSERMLGMPRERAA; encoded by the coding sequence ATGACAGTTGAACGAGAGGGCCTGGAAGATTTTCGGCTGAACGTCCGGTCGTGGCTGACGCAGAACGTTCCGCACCGCTGGCGTGCCAGAATGACCGGGGCCAGCGCCGACGAATTCACTGCGTTTCAGCGCGAGTGGATGGGCAAGGTGGTGTCTGCCGGGCTGGCCACGCCGCATTGGTCGGCGCAGTGGCCGGGCGGCGGACGATCACTGGACGAGCAGATCGTCATCGTCGAGGAAATGGCGCGCGCGGATGCGCCGCGTCTGCTGCTCTATTTCGTGGCGCTCTATCACGCAGCGATGACGCTCATGGAATGGGGCACGGAAGAACAAAAAGCCCGGCATCTCCCGGCGATTCTCAATGGCGAAATCTGGTGCCAGGGATTCTCCGAGCCTAATGCGGGCTCGGACCTGGCGTCGTTGACCACGAGAGCGGTCCGCGATGGCGACCACTACGTTATCGATGGGCAGAAGATCTGGTCGACACTCGGACAGCATGCGGACTATTGCCTCTTGCTCGTGCGAACCGATGCGAGCGTGCCCAAGCAGGCCGGCATCACATTCCTGTTGATGGACATGAAGTCACCGGGTGTCGAATGCCGCCCAATTCGCCAGATCACCGGCGATGAGGAATTCGCGGAGATTTTTCTCTCTGGGGTTCGCGTTCCGGTGGCGAACCGGCTCGGCGAGGAGAACGCCGGCTGGCGAATCGCCCAGACGACATTGAACTCCGAGCGCGGCCTGACGATCTTCGAACTGTCGGAGCGGCTTTCGTGGTCGCGCTGGCGGCTGATCGAAGCGATGGGCGGCAACACAGGTGGTTCGATCGTGGACGATCAGCTGAGGCGGGAGATGGTCGACGTTTTCACCAAGATCGAGGCGTTGAGTGCGCTGGTCAAGGAAATGATGAAAAGGCTGGTGGCCGGTGAAGACACCGGCTCTAGCGCCTCCATTGTCAAACTCCTCTATGCGCAAGTGCTTCGTGAATACACGGCGCTCGGTGTGCGAGGCGCGTCGACGTCGCATTTGCGGACACCATTTACCCTCGGCGCCGGCCATGAAACGGGCAACTGGTGGTTCGACTACATGAACTCGTTCATGTGGACCATCGCGGGCGGGAGCAACGAGATTCAACGCAACATCGTTTCCGAACGCATGCTCGGCATGCCCCGCGAAAGGGCGGCGTGA
- a CDS encoding tyrosine-protein phosphatase — translation MTAIERHIELEGSSNLRDIGGYPACDGRQVRWGMVYRSGAMYRFTDSAWRWMAERGVRVVCDLRSSEERELSPTNWQGGDHTRHVGIAYGAKLLLAELQESGEAGVNEMHNSLYCIFPKLLAPSFKAMFEALLEQQTPLVVHCSAGQDRTGLAIGLLLSALGVPRDTVVADYRLSTQCRRVENEINLDELIAASERNAFARFYAQVLKRRGKAALRPRDLVNRNGQPLLFDAFNAIDAQWGSLAAYLEAELNLRHEDLARLRELCLTDASAQ, via the coding sequence ATGACCGCGATTGAACGACACATTGAGCTTGAAGGTTCATCGAACTTGCGCGACATCGGAGGCTACCCGGCCTGCGACGGCCGACAGGTCCGCTGGGGCATGGTCTATCGATCAGGCGCGATGTACCGATTCACGGATTCCGCCTGGCGATGGATGGCCGAGCGTGGAGTCCGCGTGGTTTGCGACCTCCGCTCGTCGGAGGAGCGAGAGCTCTCGCCTACGAACTGGCAGGGGGGCGACCATACCCGGCATGTCGGTATCGCTTACGGCGCGAAACTCCTGCTGGCCGAATTGCAGGAATCGGGCGAGGCCGGCGTCAACGAAATGCACAATTCGCTCTATTGCATCTTTCCGAAGCTGCTTGCCCCATCCTTCAAAGCGATGTTCGAGGCGCTGCTTGAACAGCAAACGCCGCTCGTCGTCCATTGTTCGGCAGGACAGGATCGCACCGGGCTTGCCATCGGGTTGCTGCTCAGCGCGCTCGGCGTACCTCGAGACACTGTCGTCGCGGACTATCGGCTTTCGACGCAATGCCGCCGTGTCGAGAACGAAATCAATCTCGACGAGCTCATCGCCGCCTCCGAACGGAACGCGTTCGCCCGCTTTTATGCGCAGGTGCTCAAGAGACGTGGGAAGGCGGCGTTGAGGCCACGCGACCTCGTCAACCGCAACGGACAACCGCTCTTGTTCGATGCCTTCAATGCCATTGACGCTCAATGGGGATCGCTGGCGGCTTATCTGGAAGCCGAGTTGAACCTGCGGCACGAGGATCTCGCACGACTGCGGGAGCTCTGTTTGACAGACGCCTCTGCACAATGA
- a CDS encoding acyl-CoA dehydrogenase family protein, translating into MNFNYSERQRETLQAVTAFMDTHVLPAVPAYYRELVANRWRQPAVLQELKAKARKAGLWNLFLPPSPDHDTDEFRGAGLSNLEYALAAEEMGRVTWASEVFNCSAPDSGNMEVLHRYGTTAQKERWLRLLLKGEIRSAYAMTEPDVACSDATNVQTRIERTGDEYLINGQKWWISGVGDPRCKLLIVMGKTNPEAPRHEQQSQIIVPLDTPGVRIGRMLTNFGYDDAPHGHFEVTFENVRVPGENLILGEGRGFEISQGRLGPGRIHHCMRIIGMAEVALEKMTRRLLDRRTFGKTIADHSIWEQRVAEARIDIEMTRLLTLKAADMMDKVGNKVARLEISMIKVAAPRAALRIIDNAIQAFGAGGLDSDAGTAALFARVRALRIADGPDEVHARTIARLEYAKYNRT; encoded by the coding sequence ATGAATTTCAACTACTCGGAACGACAGCGTGAAACGCTCCAAGCGGTCACGGCATTCATGGATACGCACGTGCTGCCTGCGGTGCCGGCATACTACCGCGAGCTAGTGGCGAACCGATGGCGGCAGCCGGCGGTACTGCAAGAACTGAAAGCGAAGGCGCGAAAGGCGGGCCTATGGAATCTGTTCCTGCCGCCTTCGCCAGACCACGATACGGACGAGTTCCGCGGCGCCGGACTGAGCAACCTCGAATATGCGCTCGCCGCCGAGGAAATGGGCCGCGTCACCTGGGCATCGGAGGTCTTCAATTGCTCGGCGCCTGATTCCGGCAATATGGAAGTGCTGCACCGGTACGGCACCACGGCACAGAAGGAGCGCTGGCTACGCCTGCTCCTGAAAGGCGAGATCCGCTCGGCGTACGCGATGACGGAGCCCGACGTTGCCTGTTCCGATGCCACGAATGTTCAGACGAGAATCGAGCGGACCGGCGACGAGTACCTGATCAACGGGCAGAAATGGTGGATATCCGGAGTCGGGGATCCGCGCTGCAAGCTGCTCATCGTCATGGGAAAGACAAATCCCGAAGCACCCCGCCACGAGCAGCAGTCGCAGATCATCGTGCCGCTCGATACGCCAGGCGTGCGCATCGGGCGCATGCTGACCAACTTCGGCTACGACGACGCACCCCACGGGCACTTCGAAGTCACGTTCGAAAATGTACGGGTCCCTGGCGAGAACCTGATCCTCGGTGAGGGCCGTGGTTTCGAGATTTCTCAGGGCCGGCTCGGGCCGGGCCGCATTCACCATTGCATGCGAATCATCGGTATGGCGGAAGTCGCACTGGAGAAGATGACCCGCCGGTTGCTGGATCGACGGACCTTCGGCAAGACGATTGCCGACCATTCGATCTGGGAGCAGCGTGTGGCCGAGGCCCGCATCGACATCGAGATGACGCGGCTTCTGACCTTGAAAGCCGCTGACATGATGGACAAGGTCGGCAACAAGGTGGCCCGGCTCGAAATCTCGATGATCAAGGTGGCGGCGCCTCGCGCGGCGTTACGTATCATCGACAACGCGATTCAGGCATTCGGTGCCGGCGGGCTCGACAGCGATGCAGGTACCGCCGCGCTGTTCGCCCGGGTGCGCGCGTTGCGCATCGCGGACGGCCCGGATGAAGTCCACGCGCGCACGATAGCGCGCCTGGAATACGCCAAGTACAACCGCACATGA
- the gloA gene encoding lactoylglutathione lyase produces MSENGEQAKLDESLWIWGMHETEPRILHSMVRVRDLDRSLKFYCDGLGMRVMNRFDSEKGRFSLLFISYTEFAAGPAIELTYNWDVVEDYSHGSGFGHIAIGVPDIHAMCDRLEQFGGNVSLRPKTMVEGAPELAFVKDPDGYAIELIQTRHE; encoded by the coding sequence ATGAGCGAGAACGGCGAGCAAGCCAAGCTGGATGAGAGCCTGTGGATTTGGGGCATGCATGAGACGGAGCCACGGATCCTGCACTCGATGGTCCGTGTCCGTGATCTCGACCGTTCGCTGAAGTTCTATTGCGACGGCTTGGGCATGCGAGTCATGAACCGCTTCGACAGCGAAAAGGGACGCTTCTCTTTGCTCTTCATCTCCTACACGGAATTTGCCGCGGGGCCCGCGATCGAATTGACGTACAACTGGGACGTTGTCGAGGACTATTCCCACGGCAGCGGCTTCGGTCACATCGCGATCGGCGTTCCCGACATCCATGCGATGTGCGACAGACTGGAGCAGTTCGGCGGGAACGTATCGCTGCGTCCCAAGACGATGGTGGAAGGCGCGCCCGAACTCGCTTTCGTCAAGGACCCTGACGGATATGCGATCGAGTTGATTCAGACCCGGCATGAGTGA